DNA from Branchiostoma floridae strain S238N-H82 chromosome 15, Bfl_VNyyK, whole genome shotgun sequence:
GATGATAAAGACATGGTGGCGAGATATAATTTTGGCTTTTTCGTCGCTCCAAAAAAAGGGATGTTTCAATGTCTCCACCTTAGTGGGGAGATAAACGCCTTCATTTCTCATAAATGTGCCAAATGataattaaaaataaaacatacagcGTACATATATTCAGTTCGCGAGCTGCAATTTGCCTAATTTGAGCCCCGATTACCGCTTACTCTGGCGCTATTAGAGCCGGGCCCAATCCATTGAACAGTAATAGACCGCATCAGGCCGGAGCGGTGAATGGTGGCTTACGTGAATTATTTATAACCTGAACACTAAAAGAGTAGGTGTATATCGCAGCTGAAGGGTGAAGGATGAAACATATCAAACTCAGTCAAGCAtctcacttttttttttgtttacgtttataacgggggccgccctaagatgcgccctgccctaagatgcccggattttttgctgatcttattacgcgcgtttgttgccactgactatgatgattagaaagttagataaaccaagtccaaacaaacagctttttttcttaaaaaaaaacatttacacatattcacttccttttttgaagacagaattttcacaataatgttggtagcgttGGTAGCGCAAATTGAGCAAATGACAGACAGCATGACTGGtccctttgtttttccacaacccctgtaatgttttacaaaagatgcaccacaacattcatatttgtTCATGACTTTGAAGGTTATTATAGCCTATAGGATTtcaacccctaaaaaatggctgtcgcctgagaagatgcgaagaattcaaatagtagccaaaatgGAACAATTCAGTTCAcaaaatgattgttcggcagatgaaaccagctacccaggccctctgtccgatcaGGTCAGATCActactatcactgatcttggaggctgtgtgaggaggtttatgcctgtcgccagattctgtaacaaacgttaccaccacgagtacgatggttgccacggttatattatccatgtataagactagaaatggccgtttttgtgacgcatTACAATTTTCCTGGTGGAACAAAAAAAGGgtcattgactgccatttgtatcccaccctgcttacaaaatgttgtacagaaatgactgtaacaaacgttaccattgtttgataCTTTCTAAGCATGCAGTCTGACCCGGTGCAAAAATGCTGCCCACttttgtttgtctaaattggtcaccagcttccgaagagagcaaattctaAAAGCgtggcaagttagggcgcactgtccaacgcagctcaaaatcggaatttatattcacgataacctcctcggtgtttgccagttgtaacgcggagggtgaagggttcatgaacagtatggatgccttccttattcaagtatggtctctagatgaatgtgttaaaaatccattgatcaaaactttaccactctttggcaactagtgatggagcgccgtgagttcgagcgcgtaaaaaagcgggcatcttagggcggcccccatTACGCGAACATGTGTTAAATCCACAGCCATGCCGTGGTATGGAAAATGGAGACTCGTACCTACTTTGTCCTACTACTTTTCACTGACTGCTTTCTCTTATTTCAATTTTGCATTAGTCTTTGTTCAATACCACCATAGATCATCATGTATCATATCTTTCAACTAAACTGAAATGACACAATGACACGGAGCCTGTtgtaataagtgttacattgaCTTTACATTTGAACACTGACGTTTAGTCAGCGTTGTTACATTGCCTAGAAGCCTGGATTACGTAAATTTTTACTTTTAACAGGATGTGTCACTGTTACTTTACTTACATACGTCTACAATACAAATAACGGCTCGACAACATCCGACTGTGTTCAAGCGTCTGAATACGGTTAACATTACTGATACACCTGGTTGCAGTTCTACATGCAGTACGTTTTGGATGATTGCAAAGTTTTCCACACCATGCTGCTTTTATACAGTGAGAACGTGTACATGAATGTTGATAATGCGTAAcacaaaaatgttacaacaaaACTACACAATTTCAGTGACATAAGCGCATGTGAACTGACGAATCTGTCGACAGGGCAGCCAAAACAGGATACAAGAGGATTTTCGTTTGGTCGTAGACTGCAAATTATAAATATTATCATAGTTATTCCGCCTATCATACTTAAGGCtatgtatttgtattgtacTGATCATGAAAAGCGAGAAGCCGAACCTGCAATTCATCCTAGTAGAGTGCAGTAGTAGTATATATGCTAATGattagtatactagtatagttGTTGACGACCTGTACTTGGCCCACAGAGGCACAAGTTACAATAAAAGTCGGTTATTCATGCAGACAATACGTTTCCAATTGTCATCTAATATATGATGTTTCGGTGGCATATTTCAAGCAATAAAAGCGAGCGTGATTGAAGATTTATTGACAAGCTCCTTGAACTGGGCGTGCTTCTACTTCTTTGACTACACGCGGTCACCTGTATTGACAGGGTCACTGGAACGCCCCTTCTTGAACTTAAAATGCACCCATTCCAGTGCGAAGACTAAGATGGAGGTCCCCATCCCAATCATGAGGTAGTAGAAAGTCCCATCCAAATGCTCCATATCCAGAACACCCTCATCACTGGAGCCAGTGGAACATTTGTACTTCTTCTTGTTAAACCATCTGTGACAGAATGAGAAAAGTCTCGGTGAGTAAAGGTCTATAAACTAATAGAGTAAAAGAGTAAAATAGTAAAgactatatttttcttttttactaaAGAGTAAAGATATTTTGTCACTCCGAGAAAAATATCTTCCAATTCTAATAGAGTAAAGTTCTTTAAATATTTGGAAGGAAAGCAACCAGCCgaccaagcaagcaagcaaccaagTAATAGAACAGCAATTTAAACCAGCAAAGCAGCGTGGCGGCTGTAACGCCAGCTCCAGGAGCAAATGCCATATNNNNNNNNNNNNNNNNNNNNNNNNNNNNNNNNNNNNNNNNNNNNNNNNNNNNNNNNNNNNNNNNNNNNNNNNNNNNNNNNNNNNNNNNNNNNNNNNNNNNGGCTGacctaatacaatgtagtatgttCTTAACCATTGCAGTATCTCTACCAACATAAAATCACCTGTTGACAAGGGCGTCCATCTGCCCGTCCTCTGTCATCTTCATCAGGGCCTGGTTGATCTCGGCCCGGTAGGGTGAACCAACCGGAAACGGAAGTGCGACCTGGTACTTGAAGAAGTACTCGTCGGTGAGGATGACCATGTCGCACCTGTCCTTGAGGATCTCGTACTCGTAGGTGGTTGGGGAGATGAAGATAAAGTCGCCCTTAGCAGCGCGCTCAAGTGCCTGACGGGACGTGTTGAAGAGGACCTCATCTGTGAAGGACAAGGTACAGCCACAACTTCATCCCTCGGAACAACAAGAATAAAAGATGCATTGTAAGATAGGGAAATCTTTTCAGTGCTTTCGACACTCCGAAATAAGTCATTGATATGGTTACTTGGTTTCTACGGATCACACAACCATATGGTCATGTGACCATATCAAATAAGTCATTGATGTGGTCACTTCAATGTAGAAACTCAGGATAATCTGGACGAGGAACAAAAGAGAACTAATCAAGATTAGAAAATGAGCTACTGTTATGCGTTTGGATTTAGCCCATTAGAATTCCATCAAAACTCAGAGGACGAGATATGCGTACCTCACACTGTAAacacaattttgaaaaaaaaaagcttcacCCTTATTCCATGGTAATCTTTTAATTGTGTATTCAACATTTATCATTTGGTATCAGATATAAGACTCTTTTTCTGATTTACGTTCAAACTAATCATTGGTTTTGATTGATATGGACCAACGttcttgaaaaaacaacagtttcTTAGTTTTGTAAACATATATACTTGTTTAGATGGAGTTACCTGAATTCTTGTTGAGATATCGACCGATGGTCTTAAAAGGTTCCTCCTGAGACTTCTTCAAGAACTTGACGAAGGTGTATCCCTTGTAGGTCCCGTACGGCACGTCCGTCTGCCGAGCCAGATCAACCAGGCTCCTGATGCTCCGCTCTGCTGAAGGTCTGGACAGGAAGGCAGCTAAGTTGGCTGGAGAAGAACAACACTTAGTACGTCCGAGGAAAATATGTCATGTCTGTTATTATGTAATATCCCAGTTGGACATTTCTTCAACGTTTACGGCTCGCTAGTAACGACCTTATCATACAAACCACTTCCCACTTAAAACCATTACTAACGTACAATTTACAATAGCCTCTATTGTGACCTAGGCTCTACATGAGTGGGTATCAGCAGAATACTATgctgactttatttgcataggAACACCAACGCAACGTTTCTTCTGTAAATTTCAATAATTTGGAAATACAGTAGCCTGTGGCTCACCAGTGTAAGATGCGACCATAACTAGGATCACGAACCACCAGGCGCCGACTATGACTCTTCCTGTGGAAGATCGGGGAAGAAACTCGTGCCCCTGATACAGAGCCGCTCCAAAGGTAGACCTACAGGAAATCAAAACAGATTCTGTACAAAGCTATATTTTATCTCAAACAACAACGTCTAAACTTGGATCGACAGTGGGTTAAGAGTGAAAGGCTTGACTCTCTCCGGAGTTATCACTAGCGAAGACTACTAGTTGTTCAAATCTTTTAGGTGATGATGACAGGCTCACTGATGGATGATTAGACATATAAATAACCGTGGCTTCCACGTCAAAAGCTGTTGTCACGAATGCACTCAACTTACCAGAGACTGTTGACGAGGCTCAGGTGGCCTGAGTCCACCGATACCTCTCCACGCGAGGCGGCTTGAGCCCATTCGCACGGGTTTAGACGGCCGTTTACAGCTAAGGCAAAACTCACTCCCACAACAGCGGCCGcaaaggagagccacacctgcGAAAAACATATAGATATTTGATCGGGAGGATAAGACTTGCTGTCGTGGATTCGAAAACTGAGCTGACCATGACCAACTAATGAGAtggttgaaaatgttttgacacGCACCTCCGCAGAAAATGGTCCCATGAACTGGAAGATGCCTTGACCTTCATGACGATTTGACTTCTTCATGGTGAGGAAGTAACCACGTGTCCGTATTGGGATGGAATACTCGATATTTTCCCAGCCTGTAAACCCAGTGCGCATGGCCATGGCAACCAGAAGCAAGTCATACTGTTGGAATTGAGAAGTAAGTAAGACCGTTCACTCTTGACGCCAACAGCTGATTCGGACAAGGGTATGTCAGATTGCAGAGTAGCATCTATTTAATGTCAATGTCCCTATACGTTCTATTGTATGTACtggaaaacacaaaaaaactttccgTGCCGCAATCAGTGCTGCTGAGGGAGTCAGCATtgtacgctaaatcaaggattGGGTAAATGAAGTCTATGTCTCGCTTTATCTGTTGAGATACTTGTTCAGAAGAGTGGCGAGGACCCACCTTCTTCGACTTAGCCGCATCTGCAACAATCTCCCGGTTTCTACTACCAATCCGAGTGATGTTCCAGGTGAAGTTCAGGTGCGAAGCCAGCATCTCCAGCAGGTCCAGATGATAGCCGTGGTACGGAGTGGACCCAACCTCACCACTTTTGCCTGGTTTCTTCATGAAGAATGGTTTACTCTGCAAAGCAAGGTGGATTCGACATAGCTCATGATCGCATTGAAATAATCCACTAGAGAAACACTTGAGGTTGCTCTTAAAAAAGAAGTGAAGTAAAGACGTAGATTACCAGTGCGGTATAGACTAGGAGATGCCGTCCCGAGAGCAGGTGAGTTTCGGTGGGTTTCTGCCATCCGGACTGGATCTCAGTCGTCCCCTCTGTAGTCCAGGTCCCCACCTGTTGACAGTTGTGGTTTATGTGGATTCAATCAGGCAGTCTAAACGGCATGCAACATGACAATTATCCAAGTATCCGAAATCCTCtttttcaaacacacacacgcacacacacacacacacacacacacacacacaaacacacacacacacacacacacacacacacacacaaacacacacacacacacacacacacacacacacatacatacacacacataaaaaaacacacaaaaaaacactcTACCCCCCTTCCGggctctctctccatctcttaCATAATAGAATAATGATCAGTGGTGCGAACCTGTTTCGACTCCCCTTGAAGATACTCATCGACGAAGACCGTCACGATCTTTCTCTTTCCACAGCTGTCAAATGACACGTGTCCGCTGAAACCCAAGAAACTGTACTGGAAAATTATAGGAAGGCATTAGACGTTCTGTTCAAATGACATATGTTGTACATTTTCCCGTCCTTGGTCTCTCGCCAAGTACAGAATACCTCCTGTGCCCTCATTGCAAGTGATATATTGTGGCAAAGTGCTAAATTCCGCAGCCCTGTACACTCTCCAATAAGTTGGCGATTTCTACCTGTCACATCCAACACTATACTATTTATGATTCAGATCTAGATTTGGGGGTAAGGAACAGTCCAACAACGCCTTACCTCTGATATATAGTCTGTCATTCCTGCACCGCAGTCCCCCTCTCTCGGGTAAAGAGAGCCCTCCCTGTCCGACCTCCGTGAGTACCCCGTGACCAGGTCCGGAGACAGGCTAGACACGAGCTTGACTGCGTCCAAAGCCAGCCGCGTCCTGTAAGACAGCTGTTCATCAGGTGCATCACGTCCCCAGGGCGGGGGTGTCTCAGGGAAGGGGCGGAGCAGGGTCAAGAGGGCCCCACTATGTCGTGCGCTCTGCAGCTGACTTTCTCGGACATCCTGCAGAAATAAAGAAGTTTTACTTTCTTAGACATTCGTTTCAATACATCGCCGGCTAGTCTGGCTTCCAGGCTTGCTAGGTCCGATATGTACTGTATCTACACCGCCTTTTCTCAAAATTACCAATACAAGCATCAGCCATCCCCCGTTAAACTTTTCGCTCCTATCTAACCCATCTTCCCATTACCATTGAAGAATTAATAAGGATTTTACTACGGTGCGTCCCTTCAGCATCAAACTAAATCTTACTGTAATGAGTACTCACAACGCTTGTAACGATCCAGTGGCTCTCAGATGTAAGCAGCAACATTTCGGTGGCCTTTTGGGAAACAAAGACGTAACTTGTAACATACAAGCCAGTTAGAGGCATCGGGTACTGACGACGTCACCAGTGGTTAATGATGTACGAATTGGCCAAAAACATAACCATGTTGAACGTCAAAAATCACCATTGAATGTTTTAGCATTATACGTCTGGTCTTCGGGATGTTGATCCGATGGTCTTCATACTGCTAATCACCAACACAAATACTCTTTTATGAGACAGTCCACGCTAATAGAAACGTTTTGATCTCTGACCTTGTCCAGGATGACGGCCACTACATCAGCGCTTGTCATCAGGAGGACATTCTTCCGCCCCGAAGTGCTGACGTCATGCAAAATGGCGCCCAAGGCGTCGCCGTCCTCCTTGTCAGGTGGAACATCCTGAGACCAGAGGTAAAACATGCGGGAGGCAGCCTCATTCAGCATGGCTTTAAAGCAGCTGTAGAACTCTGCAAAATGGTGAGAGAATTTGTGATTGGGTCAAGCAATCATTGACTATTCAGCAGTGCTGTCTTGGTAGATCTCTGTACGTCAGGCTACTCCTCAGTGCGCAGCATGATTAAGGAAATCTAGAGCTAAGGGTATGAAAACTTAGAGAAACAGGACACTGTTTATATGACACTATTTGCCAATCAACGCAACATACAAAGTGATAATGCTCATTGAACTGGCAGATTGTAGTTGAGGAAACTCGGAGGGCAGACCTGTCCAGTCAACTGACTTTGTACTGCAGGTACGTTTTATGGTTTCAGGACCGTTTCCTGACCGGGCACCAAGTTGTTAATATCATTGACCACCGGCACCTAGCTGGTGCATTTATTCACAGCACATGTGATCTATACTTCTCACTCACCTGACCGCTTGTTGTACAGCATATACGTCTCCCTCCAGCCCAGGGCCTCCATGACGTCAAACAACATGGTTGCCAGTTGCTCTGGGGACGGGAACATGTCTAGCACCCTGGAGCGGAGAGCCGGTGTATCCGGATCCGGTTGGTACATGCGCACAACCACGGGAGCCAGTTGTGGCACGTCTGCAGCTCCGCAGGTACAgggtgaggggaggggggccatCAGAATCAGGGCGTGCAGCGGGTCCTGTTCACGAACTGGAGAGTAAAGTACGCGTCTGCAAACTGAATCTTTTTACAGTCTTATCACATAGACATTGTTTACAAATGCCTATACCTTATACTTGGAAAACATGATTACTTTCTCTCTTAAATTTGTAGCCTATGACGTCAACACCCTATAAGAAAATGCTCTGACGTCAATACCCTATAAGAAAATGCTCTGACGGTTATGGTGCTTTGCATTTGGTGTGAA
Protein-coding regions in this window:
- the LOC118432100 gene encoding probable glutamate receptor; translation: MAPLPSPCTCGAADVPQLAPVVVRMYQPDPDTPALRSRVLDMFPSPEQLATMLFDVMEALGWRETYMLYNKRSEFYSCFKAMLNEAASRMFYLWSQDVPPDKEDGDALGAILHDVSTSGRKNVLLMTSADVVAVILDKATEMLLLTSESHWIVTSVDVRESQLQSARHSGALLTLLRPFPETPPPWGRDAPDEQLSYRTRLALDAVKLVSSLSPDLVTGYSRRSDREGSLYPREGDCGAGMTDYISEYSFLGFSGHVSFDSCGKRKIVTVFVDEYLQGESKQVGTWTTEGTTEIQSGWQKPTETHLLSGRHLLVYTALSKPFFMKKPGKSGEVGSTPYHGYHLDLLEMLASHLNFTWNITRIGSRNREIVADAAKSKKYDLLLVAMAMRTGFTGWENIEYSIPIRTRGYFLTMKKSNRHEGQGIFQFMGPFSAEVWLSFAAAVVGVSFALAVNGRLNPCEWAQAASRGEVSVDSGHLSLVNSLWSTFGAALYQGHEFLPRSSTGRVIVGAWWFVILVMVASYTANLAAFLSRPSAERSIRSLVDLARQTDVPYGTYKGYTFVKFLKKSQEEPFKTIGRYLNKNSDEVLFNTSRQALERAAKGDFIFISPTTYEYEILKDRCDMVILTDEYFFKYQVALPFPVGSPYRAEINQALMKMTEDGQMDALVNRWFNKKKYKCSTGSSDEGVLDMEHLDGTFYYLMIGMGTSILVFALEWVHFKFKKGRSSDPVNTGDRV